A window from Thermodesulfobacteriota bacterium encodes these proteins:
- a CDS encoding GTP-binding protein, with protein MSKEKFARGKPHLNIGTIGHVDHGKTTLTAAITKV; from the coding sequence ATGTCTAAGGAGAAATTTGCGCGGGGGAAGCCGCACTTGAACATAGGTACGATAGGACACGTGGACCACGGTAAGACCACGCTCACTGCGGCGATAACGAAGGTAT